In Henningerozyma blattae CBS 6284 chromosome 7, complete genome, a single genomic region encodes these proteins:
- the OTU2 gene encoding deubiquitinase OTU2 (similar to Saccharomyces cerevisiae OTU2 (YHL013C); ancestral locus Anc_2.548): MMMELQRKHEDERYNFHVENERDITEVPEANESEPEISKQESETPKAKTEVQTNVPTPGKKRRNRQKERLAKREAEIARIKQEALQETTIDYGKIERDQIDMKLAKLQMKEHDVKPDGHCLFASILHQLQINDLVNETNDDIYKLRGLIGDHILANKDDFLPYLIDEGDDINSYVKSIKETAKWGGDVEIMAVCQLYDCQVCIMMSEQQDPIVFNDKGKNVINLVYFKHYYSLGEHYNSIYNDARD; this comes from the coding sequence ATGATGATGGAATTACAAAGAAAACATGAAGATGAAAGATATAATTTCCATGTCGAGAATGAACGGGATATAACTGAGGTTCCTGAAGCGAATGAGTCAGAGCCAGAAATATCCAAGCAAGAATCAGAAACACCCAAGGCAAAGACAGAAGTACAAACAAATGTACCAACTCCAGGTAAAAAACGTAGAAATAGACAAAAAGAACGTCTTGCGAAAAGAGAAGCAGAGATTGCCCGGATCAAACAAGAAGCTTTACAGGAGACTACGATCGATTATGGTAAGATTGAAAGAGATCAAATAGATATGAAATTGGCTAAATTACAAATGAAAGAACATGATGTCAAACCTGATGGACATTGTTTATTTGCATCAATTTTACatcaattacaaattaaTGATCTTGTGAATGAGacaaatgatgatatttataaattgaGAGGATTGATTGGTGATCATATCCTTGcaaataaagatgattttTTACCATATCTTATTGATGAAGgtgatgatattaatagttATGTCAAGAGTATTAAAGAGACTGCGAAATGGGGGGGTGATGTGGAGATAATGGCAGTTTGTCAATTATATGATTGTCAAGTTTGTATCATGATGAGTGAACAACAAGATCCGATTGTTTTCAACGACAAGGGTAAGAATGTGATTAACTTGGTATATTTCaagcattattattctttggGGGAACATTACAATTCGATATATAACGATGCAAGAGATTGA
- the CCT2 gene encoding chaperonin-containing T-complex subunit CCT2 (similar to Saccharomyces cerevisiae CCT2 (YIL142W); ancestral locus Anc_2.206), whose amino-acid sequence MSVQIFGDQVVEERGENARMSAFVGAIAVADLVKSTLGPKGMDKLLQSASSDQSIVTNDGATILKSIPLDNPAAKVLVNLSKVQDDEIGDGTTSVTVLSGELLREAEKLIEQSKIHPQTVIEGYRIASRAALKALEEVAVDNSKDPVKFRDDLVKIAKTTLSSKILSQDKEQFAELATEAILRLKGNTNLEHIQIIKILGGNLEDSFLDDGFLLAKKFGTNQPKRVENAKILIANTGLDSDKVKIFGTKFKSNSTSGIAQLERAERERMKGKVEKISKFGINTFVNRQLIYDYPEQLFSDKGINSVEHADFEGVERLALATGGDVVSTFDDPEHCRLGECDLIEEIVIGEETFLRFSGCKVREACSIVLRGATLQVLDEAERSLHDALGVLSQTTREPRTVLGGGCAEMVMSRAVDTAAQSTDGKRAMAVEAFARALRQLPTILADNAGLDSGELVTRLRAAAYGGLSSAGLDLTRGELGDMRELGIVESFTLKRAVVRAAAEASEVLLRVDHVVRARPRTAGRAQ is encoded by the coding sequence ATGAGTGTTCAAATCTTTGGAGATCAGGTTGTGGAAGAACGTGGTGAGAATGCCCGTATGTCAGCTTTCGTCGGTGCGATTGCCGTTGCTGATCTTGTGAAAAGCACCTTGGGACCTAAAGGTATggataaattattacaaagtGCCAGTAGTGATCAAAGTATTGTTACCAACGATGGTGCCACTATATTGAAGTCTATCCCTCTGGATAATCCTGCAGCTAAAGTACTTGTGAATCTTTCTAAAGTGCAAGACGATGAAATTGGGGATGGTACTACTAGTGTCACAGTATTGAGTGGTGAATTATTAAGAGAAGCtgaaaaattgattgaaCAATCCAAAATCCATCCACAGACTGTTATCGAAGGGTACCGTATAGCGAGCCGTGCTGCATTGAAGGCATTGGAAGAAGTTGCTGTGGATAACTCTAAGGATCCTGTGAAGTTCCGGGATGATCTAGTAAAGATTGCCAAGACCACTCTTTCATCCAAGATTTTGTCGCAAGATAAGGAACAATTTGCTGAATTGGCCACTGAGGCTATCTTGAGATTAAAAGGTAATACGAATTTGGAACATATTCAAATCATCAAGATTCTTGGTGGTAATTTGGAAGATTCCTTTTTGGATGATGGGTTTTTATTGGCAAAGAAGTTTGGTACCAACCAACCAAAGAGAGTGGAGAATGCCAAGATCTTAATTGCCAATACTGGGCTAGATAGTGATAAAGTCAAGATATTTGGTACCAAATTCAAGAGCAATTCAACCAGTGGTATAGCCCAATTGGAAAGAGCTGAACGTGAAAGAATGAAGGGGAAAGTGGAAAAGATTTCCAAGTTTGGCATCAATACGTTTGTGAATCGTCAATTGATTTACGATTATCCTGAGCAATTGTTTAGTGATAAGGGGATCAATTCTGTGGAACATGCAGATTTCGAAGGTGTAGAAAGATTAGCCCTGGCGACAGGTGGTGATGTTGTTTCCACATTCGATGACCCAGAGCATTGCCGTTTGGGTGAATGTGATTTGATAGAAGAAATTGTTATTGGTGAAGAAACATTTTTAAGATTTTCAGGTTGTAAAGTACGTGAAGCTTGTAGTATTGTCTTACGTGGTGCTACATTGCAAGTATTGGATGAAGCTGAAAGATCTTTACACGATGCATTGGGGGTATTGTCCCAAACCACACGTGAACCCCGTACTGTTCTTGGTGGTGGCTGTGCCGAAATGGTGATGTCACGTGCCGTCGACACTGCTGCACAAAGCACTGATGGTAAACGTGCCATGGCTGTGGAAGCATTTGCACGTGCCTTACGCCAGTTACCCACCATATTAGCAGATAATGCAGGTCTTGATAGTGGAGAGTTGGTGACTCGACTCCGTGCAGCTGCTTATGGAGGTCTAAGTTCTGCAGGTCTTGATTTGACCCGTGGAGAATTGGGTGATATGAGAGAGTTGGGTATTGTAGAGAGTTTTACTTTAAAGAGAGCTGTGGTTCGAGCAGCTGCAGAGGCCAGCGAGGTGTTATTACGAGTGGATCATGTTGTTCGTGCCCGTCCTCGTACCGCAGGACGTGCACAATAA
- the XBP1 gene encoding Xbp1p (similar to Saccharomyces cerevisiae XBP1 (YIL101C); ancestral locus Anc_2.274) has translation MLYALCSRRTARVVRLELGRPGKSLPIQRRAVYKRAPCLAPPHRTRQSSYALCYFIFIFSIFYFLFSIFNFNFQFKSFFSLRYTIHSYIMPRNTSPRTRAPARGPANISSNRNPALDPEDRHPGKDPTTRYPRYPVTRHPATCPRLSDSPLDDFQRLCYATGGPGPDPIPVSYHSAAAEQFLHPAYLGNVTSATPELPPGTKPHTIECFEFRLPDISATPNAPSAGLLKAAVHRNPEGPPKTSENTVSKNQQFKLAKLNHSLHSEEHFINPNNCVIWDRNSGHVFLTGIWRLYQDVMNALVTLDRDGMDSSSAQDICARELTHVLEKTFYDPSLAVEDPPRKRTKRADSLPSSSSSSSSASYSPTSTAKYTDFHWNLIPHELKDTLVDGYRAFLCRQYPEHAEELRHVPFASLLQRIRGGYIKIQGTWLPYEVSRQICTRFCFPIRHLLVPLFGPQFPAACEACLRSHGSRSSIPTSTSISNAAPHLTLHSSVPAKKLVKKRPRHTSLPQTPPHAPPSNVAPPLATSPIAISPQQQLPPLSSLVSLPADDQPTLHTLCTLASFYTTRGHRYSYPAGLTAHGPSGTTHGLEPNSHYSPQPPFTQALANYSYGPLKSNTTINTTNTASLDTSSSIAPTTATATLSRSPSHSYLTPPHSSPALLTPPRLSPTTNVTPPLLSPSYMSPTRLSPAAHLSPAHVPSSPPSRFGMKFIDSNHFTSYTHTH, from the coding sequence ATGCTTTACGCTTTATGCTCGCGCCGTACGGCTCGAGTGGTGCGGCTCGAGCTCGGCCGGCCCGGCAAAAGTCTCCCGATCCAGCGCCGTGCCGTATATAAAAGAGCGCCGTGCCTGGCCCCGCCACACCGTACCCGCCAATCAAGCTATGCTCTATGCtactttatctttattttttctattttctattttctattttcaattttcaattttaactttcaatttaaatcttttttctctttaCGCTACACTATACACTCCTATATTATGCCACGCAATACTTCACCCCGCACACGTGCCCCCGCACGTGGCCCCGCAAATATTTCCTCAAACCGGAACCCTGCATTAGACCCTGAAGATCGTCATCCGGGAAAAGACCCCACCACACGCTACCCACGCTACCCGGTCACACGTCATCCAGCCACATGCCCCAGACTTTCTGATAGCCCATTGGATGATTTCCAACGTTTGTGTTATGCCACAGGCGGTCCCGGGCCAGACCCGATCCCGGTTTCGTACCATTCTGCAGCCGCCGaacaatttcttcatcCGGCATACTTGGGGAATGTTACTTCGGCAACCCCGGAATTGCCTCCTGGTACCAAACCACATACGATTGAATGTTTCGAGTTTCGTCTACCAGATATTTCTGCAACCCCAAACGCTCCCTCGGCTGGGTTGCTGAAAGCCGCTGTGCATCGTAACCCTGAGGGGCCTCCAAAGACTAGTGAAAATACTGTTTCCAAGAACCAACAGTTTAAATTGGCCAAGCTAAATCACTCGTTGCATTCTGAGGAACATTTTATTAACCCAAACAATTGTGTCATTTGGGATAGGAATTCCGGCCATGTGTTTTTAACTGGTATTTGGAGATTGTATCAAGATGTGATGAATGCCTTAGTGACGCTTGATCGTGATGGTATGGATTCCAGCTCGGCACAAGATATATGTGCCAGGGAATTAACCCATGTATTGGAAAAGACCTTTTACGACCCATCATTGGCTGTGGAAGATCCGCCACGTAAAAGAACAAAACGTGCTGATTCATTACCTTCGTCGTCGTCGTCGTCGTCATCGGCCTCTTACTCTCCGACAAGCACAGCCAAGTATACAGACTTCCATTGGAACTTAATCCCACATGAACTCAAAGATACTCTTGTAGATGGCTACCGTGCCTTTCTTTGCAGACAATACCCAGAGCATGCCGAAGAATTACGCCACGTCCCCTTTGCCAGTCTACTACAACGTATCCGCGGAGGCTACATCAAGATCCAGGGCACTTGGTTGCCCTATGAAGTTTCGCGCCAGATCTGTACACGGTTCTGTTTCCCGATCCGCCACTTGCTGGTTCCTCTGTTTGGACCACAGTTCCCTGCTGCTTGTGAAGCTTGTTTAAGAAGCCATGGTAGTCGTTCTTCGATTCCAACGTCTACCTCCATCTCAAATGCTGCTCCACATTTGACTCTACATTCTTCAGTCCCTGCCAAGAAACTGGTCAAGAAAAGACCCCGCCACACATCTTTGCCACAGACCCCACCACACGCCCCACCATCAAATGTGGCCCCACCACTTGCCACTTCTCCAATTGCCATTTCAccacaacaacaattaccTCCGTTAAGTTCACTTGTCTCTTTACCAGCCGATGATCAACCTACACTCCACACGCTTTGTACTTTGGCCTCATTTTATACGACCCGAGGCCATCGTTATTCTTATCCGGCTGGGTTAACCGCCCATGGTCCTTCGGGAACCACCCACGGGCTGGAGCCCAATAGCCATTATTCGCCACAGCCACCATTCACACAAGCTTTAGCTAATTATTCTTATGGCCCATTAAAGAGCAATACCACTATCAATACTACTAATACCGCCTCTCTCGATACGTCATCTTCAATAGCCCCCACCACAGCTACAGCCACACTTTCTCGTTCTCCTTCTCATTCCTATTTGACCCCGCCACATTCTTCTCCTGCACTTTTGACCCCACCACGACTATCACCCACAACAAACGTGACTCCACCACTTCTTTCTCCATCATATATGTCACCAACAAGATTATCTCCAGCCGCCCATCTGTCTCCAGCTCACGTGCCCTCGTCGCCACCTTCCCGTTTTGGCATGAAATTTATAGATTCAAACCATTTCACTTCATATACTCATACCCATTGA
- the COG6 gene encoding Golgi transport complex subunit COG6 (similar to Saccharomyces cerevisiae COG6 (YNL041C); ancestral locus Anc_2.273): protein MDFLDYQIYSVTNTTKAVTSESDLPEPVSRLRLAPFELPSQLSSHTLDNETARSLSNSIEKDLQNSTPLQDGKLYNKMSMYVSQSIDSLKLQSTFNNELSHLQNIHPTTKPTSKQPDSIIVNNKPADATDLVLSKKLSKVLNDYSFTTYHSTSQIRNSLKVLESNTLALRLDHSKLITPEYLGILARKSLKSDLESELLKDHLLVLEEFKPIARRIKRLTDSVQTIRTLGQSLTESNDDTPSDNQLLLQLNSLNKKLNALTLQKKILIALKDKFTLNQIEEDIITNSPVAKPFFEIINKVMTIKENSMVLLDLSNKLPAERLLQKNNSILQLINKKIYNHLIDFLYNPQNTNSPSITNPDDSLLINFQRSLVYLSNDLPYFNEFLKRVATIRSKLILDEFLSQFDINSSKHSGKLTIILSQQNPIRYISDILAHVYSLIVNEYDFLKSLFKFQSKHFENTPQSILQKNETFLNGIDKTLLNEIVQSLANSCRIRIEQLLRFEENPCINFEIIQHLQLYSIMYQRQGITMDNQIISNLKKLIQLSKEKIFEFFTSIINDLNIEDPILNDDLLPPEWLVRYLNKLIELFEIYKQMTTTSSGATTTTNNNESNDSLLINSNFLNKIIKDPIESTLLVQLKNAFPLSKKKDDVKISLLTVEINCFDLLSSRLLPFKNIIFNIDDQSMSILNWIDSTKNNFVSEMLKLQIKLLFQRTGLHLYENLMNMIFPLRSIKDKLDYDMYLSLLENPLMQLDTINSNVHDTLNEYLPMALTDLQENLLFKLTSPSIADEICDSSFNELSFFYIIFKRILIHLYPQQIDRVNEILNFSEIEFNTLIGIDN, encoded by the coding sequence ATGGATTTCTTGGATTACCAAATATATTCTGTCACAAACACTACAAAGGCTGTCACCAGCGAGTCTGACCTGCCAGAACCCGTGTCTCGATTACGATTGGCTCCCTTCGAATTACCATCACAACTATCTTCACATACTCTAGACAACGAAACGGCAAGATCCCTGTCTAATTCGATCGAAAAAGATTTGCAAAATTCTACTCCTTTGCAAGATGGTAAACTATACAACAAGATGTCCATGTACGTGTCACAATCCATCGATTCGTTGAAACTTCAATCcacttttaataatgaattgtctcatttacaaaatatcCATCCAACTACTAAACCTACCAGCAAACAACCTGACTCCATCAtagttaataataaaccCGCAGACGCCACAGATCTCGTCTTATCCAAAAAGTTATCTAAAGTTTTAAACGATTATTCTTTCACCACTTACCATTCCACCTCTCAAATTAGAAACTCATTAAAAGTCTTGGAATCAAACACGTTGGCTCTTCGATTAGATCATTCCAAATTGATCACTCCTGAATATTTAGGAATCCTTGCAAGAAAATCGTTGAAATCAGATTTGGAATCAGAATTGTTAAAAGATCATCTCTTAgtattagaagaatttaaacCCATCgcaagaagaattaaacgTTTGACAGATTCTGTACAAACTATAAGAACGTTAGGTCAATCATTGACCGAATCCAATGATGATACACCAAGTGATAATCAATTgttattacaattaaacTCTctcaataaaaaattaaatgctTTGacattacaaaaaaaaattcttattGCATTAAAGGATAAATTCAcattaaatcaaattgaagaagatatcATCACCAATTCCCCCGTAGCAAAaccattttttgaaattattaataaagtaATGACCATCAAAGAAAATTCCATGGTTCTATTggatttatcaaataaattaccaGCTGAAAGACtcttacaaaaaaataattccattttacaattgattaataaaaaaatttataatcatCTAATTGATTTCTTATATAATCCacaaaatacaaattcTCCTTCTATTACCAACCCAGATGACTCCCTTTTGATCAATTTCCAAAGAAGTTTAGTTTATCTTTCCAATGATTTACCTTAtttcaatgaatttttgaaaagagtCGCCACAATAAGGTCCAAATTGATTTTGgatgaatttttatctCAATTTGATatcaattcttcaaaacATTCTGGTAAACTAACAATCATCTTATCACAACAAAACCCTATAAGATATATCAGTGATATCCTTGCACATGTTTATTCGTTAATTGTTAATgaatatgattttttaaaatctttatttaaatttcaatccaaacattttgaaaatactCCCCAAtctattttacaaaaaaatgaaacttttttaaatggAATTGATAAGACtctattaaatgaaatagTACAATCTTTGGCAAACTCTTGTCGTATTAGAATTGAACAATTATTAAGATTCGAGGAAAATCCATGTATAAATTTCGAAATCATTCAAcatttacaattatattccATAATGTATCAAAGACAAGGTATTACAATGGATAATCAAatcatttcaaatttaaaaaaattaattcaactCTCCaaggaaaaaattttcgaatttttcacttcaattattaatgatttaaatattgaggatccaattttaaatgatgatcTTTTACCACCAGAATGGTTGGTTcgttatttaaataaattgattgaattatttgaaatttataaacAAATGACAACAACAAGTAGTGGAGCTACTACCACTACAAATAACAACGAATCAAATGATTCACTTCTAATCAATTCCaactttttaaataaaattattaaagatcCCATAGAATCAACTTTATTAgtacaattgaaaaatgcGTTCCCTCTATCCAAGAAAAAAGATGATGTCAAGATCTCGCTATTAACCGTTGAAATTAACtgttttgatttattatcttcaaGATTATTaccttttaaaaatatcatttttaatatcgATGATCAATCTATGTCTATTTTAAATTGGATCGATtctactaaaaataattttgtatcagaaatgttaaaattacaaataaaattattattccaaAGAACTGGGTTACATCtatatgaaaatttaatgaatatgaTTTTCCCATTAAGATCAATCAAGGATAAATTAGATTATGATATgtatttatctttattagaaaatccATTGATGCAATTAGATACTATTAATTCAAACGTTCATGATAcattaaatgaatatttgcCAATGGCTCTTACAGATTTacaagaaaatttattatttaaattaacaTCTCCATCCATTGCTGATGAAATTTGTGATTCAtcttttaatgaattatctttcttttatattatttttaaaagaattttaatcCATTTATACCCACAACAAATTGATAGAgttaatgaaatattaaatttctcAGAAATCGAGTTTAATACTTTGATTGGTATTGACAATTGA
- the DPH1 gene encoding 2-(3-amino-3-carboxypropyl)histidine synthase (similar to Saccharomyces cerevisiae DPH1 (YIL103W); ancestral locus Anc_2.272): MSEAPKVTRRRFVGTRKTATNTSEPTTTNGDANKTIVHKPRVKRNVGRAFNHIPDDIINDEDLNEAIKLLPSNYNFEIHKTVWNIRKMNAKRVALQMPEGLLIYSLVISDILEQFCNCETLVMGDVSYGACCIDDYTARALNCDFIVHYAHSCLVPIDITTIKVLYIFVTINIDETHVIKTLQKHFPKGTRLATFSTIQFNPSLHSIKEKLLTDENHMLYIIPPQIKPLSRGEVLGCTSERLDKEQIDYMIFIGDGRFHLESAMIHNPGIQAFKYDPYNKKFTREGYDQKQLVKVRTEAIETASKAQTFGLILGALGRQGNNSTLDNLEKSLKLAGKTVVKIILSEIFPQKLSMFGEIDAFVQVACPRLSIDWGYAFNKPLLTPYEANVLLKKDIMFTEDYYPMDYYEENGYGRGQIPKHASQD; encoded by the coding sequence ATGAGTGAAGCACCTAAAGTCACTAGAAGAAGATTTGTAGGTACCAGAAAAACTGCAACAAATACTTCTGAACCTACTACAACTAATGGTGATGCCAATAAAACTATAGTTCATAAGCCTAGGGTCAAGAGGAATGTTGGTAGAGCCtttaatcatattccagatgatattataaatgatgaggatttaaatgaagctattaaattattgcCTTCTAActataattttgaaattcataAAACAGTTTggaatattagaaaaatgaaCGCTAAAAGAGTAGCTTTACAAATGCCTGAAGGTCTTTTGATTTATAGTTTGGTTATTAGTGATATATTAGAACAGTTTTGTAACTGTGAAACTTTAGTGATGGGTGATGTTTCTTATGGTGCTTGTTGTATAGATGATTATACAGCAAGAGCTTTAAATTGTGATTTTATTGTTCATTATGCTCATTCATGTTTAGTCCCTATTGATATTACCACTATCAaagtattatatatttttgtgaCTATTAATATAGATGAAACTCATGTTATTAAAACTTTACAAAAGCATTTCCCAAAGGGTACACGACTTGCTACATTTAGTACGATTCAATTCAATCCATCTCTTCATAGTATTAAAGAGAAACTTTTGACAGATGAGAATCATAtgttatatattattccaCCTCAAATCAAACCACTTTCTAGAGGTGAAGTATTAGGGTGTACATCTGAACGATTAGATAAGGAGCAAATTGATTATATGATATTTATTGGTGACGGTAGATTTCATTTAGAATCTGCTATGATTCATAATCCTGGAATTCAAGCATTTAAATATGATccttataataaaaagtttACACGTGAAGGTTATGATCAAAAACAATTGGTTAAAGTTAGAACAGAAGCTATTGAAACAGCATCGAAGGCTCAAACTTTTGGTTTAATCCTAGGTGCATTAGGTAGACAAGGTAATAACTCTACATTAGATAATCTAGAAAAATCCTTAAAATTGGCGGGTAAAACAGTGGTTAAGATCATTTTAAGTGAAATTTTCCCACAAAAATTAAGTATGTTTGGAGAAATCGATGCGTTTGTACAAGTTGCATGTCCTAGATTATCAATTGATTGGGGTTATGCATTTAATAAACCATTATTGACACCATATGAGGCTAatgttttattaaagaagGATATTATGTTCACGGAAGATTATTATCCAATGGATTATTATGAAGAAAATGGTTATGGTCGAGGTCAAATACCAAAGCATGCTTCGCAAGATTGA
- the SHQ1 gene encoding Hsp90 cochaperone SHQ1 (similar to Saccharomyces cerevisiae SHQ1 (YIL104C); ancestral locus Anc_2.271): MITPKFDINQDEEYIYIKIKISNIRFSAAGLELVVQENLVIFHLSPYYLRLRFPHNLVDDERAKAEYKASDESIDVQLPKEIKGQYFEDLDLPTKLLAREGDILGADAIEQSTKNDDSKKKGPLIQEIRNSDSSNNISTSENIASLGETYNWEIEQNYNNEEVSDTNILKTKYGFNDSYDSIISVSVARGNDINELESPEHTNPNDRVKDRLKKEDIKFDSDYYLYEYMLEKYGSEEDIEINGLKKLLNFTPPLAKQYLKWYSKANKTNNDSESDMPINFTDEEKSQMQNNLPKKSYLVNDTKMLYVMLINLLFSYMFEQLENEGTHTVESPWTIGKLTPQFAFLDQKLILDDSLSSNLSIIKVAIVTSIRRSLSYTLHRNFNLSMKALNFVYYILRGGKRLIIRCLLDIHEIFRIHDVYYVYNKIFLDDLCSWFISDGNSNVIKSLALEFHKEISQMKKEDIDFNLISGFDEDTGEPTWENMTLKEMELMAEAQYIADNENQET, encoded by the coding sequence atGATTACACCtaaatttgatataaatcaagatgaagaatatatttatattaaaatcaagATATCAAATATAAGATTCAGTGCTGCTGGTTTAGAATTAGTAGTGCAGGAGAATTTAGTAATTTTCCATCTATCTCCTTATTACTTACGTCTAAGATTTCCACATAACCTTGTGGATGATGAAAGAGCAAAAGCAGAATATAAAGCTAGTGATGAGTCAATAGATGTCCAATTaccaaaagaaataaaaggccaatattttgaagatttgGATCTTCCAACAAAGTTATTAGCAAGAGAAGGTGACATTTTAGGTGCTGATGCAATAGAGCAATCTACAAAGAATGATGATTCCAAGAAGAAGGGCCCCTtaattcaagaaataaGAAACTCTGATTCTTCTAACAATATTTCAACTTCTGAAAATATTGCAAGTTTAGGTGAAACTTATAATTGGGAAATTGAACAAAATTACAATAATGAGGAAGTCTCAGatactaatattttaaagacGAAATATGGGTTTAATGATTCATAtgattcaataatatctgTTTCAGTGGCTAGAGGTAATGATATAAACGAATTAGAGTCTCCAGAGCACACAAATCCGAATGATAGAGTTAAAGAtcgtttaaaaaaagaagatataaaatttgattctgattattatttatatgaaTATATGTTAGAAAAATATGGTTCTGAAGAAGacattgaaattaatggactaaagaaattattaaatttcacTCCACCTTTAGcaaaacaatatttaaaatggtATTCCAAGGCaaataaaactaataatgataGTGAATCTGATATGCCAATTAATTTCACCGATGAAGAAAAGTCTCAAATGCAAAACAATTTACctaaaaaaagttatttGGTTAACGATACTAAAATGTTGTATGTTATGCTAATCAATTTACTATTTTCTTATATGTTCGAACAATTAGAGAATGAAGGTACACATACTGTTGAAAGTCCATGGACAATTGGTAAGCTAACACCTCAGTTTGCATTTTTagatcaaaaattaattcttgatgACTCATTGAGTTCCAATTTAAGCATTATTAAAGTTGCTATAGTGACTTCAATCAGAAGATCTCTAAGCTATACTTTACATAGAAACTTTAACTTATCAATGAAAGCTTTAAACtttgtttattatattttacgTGGTGGTAAACgtcttattattagatgctTACTAGACATTCATGAAATATTTCGAATACATGATGTATATTAtgtttataataaaatatttttggatGATTTATGCTCATGGTTCATCTCTGATGGTAACTCAAATGTTATTAAAAGTTTAGCACTTGAATTTCATAAAGAAATAAGTCAAATGAAAAAGGAAGATATTGATTTCAATTTGATTTCTGGTTTTGATGAAGATACAGGTGAACCAACTTGGGAAAATATGACTCTAAAAGAGATGGAATTAATGGCAGAAGCACAATACATTGCGGATAATGAAAATCAGGAAACATAA